ATATGATGTAAAGCATTGATACGCAATTAGTTACAAATATAAAGTTGCAAGTTGGGTTAATGTTTAATGACGATTAACTTATCAGTTAAAATTATCCTGTTATTTACAATCACCTGATAAAAGTACATTCCATTTTTTAGCGCTTTATTTGCAATATTACGTTCTTTCATACCACCTTCTAATTGATAGGTTTTTAATTTTCTG
Above is a genomic segment from Cytophagales bacterium containing:
- a CDS encoding T9SS type A sorting domain-containing protein — encoded protein: TVTTGIIQSSFINFNLKLYPNPNDGKFLIRYSIPDKQHAEFIIFDVTGRKLKTYQLEGGMKERNIANKALKNGMYFYQVIVNNRIILTDKLIVIKH